In Salmo salar chromosome ssa24, Ssal_v3.1, whole genome shotgun sequence, the following proteins share a genomic window:
- the LOC106585634 gene encoding guanine nucleotide-binding protein subunit alpha-14, with the protein MMAGCCMSAEEKDNHRINQEIDRQLRQDKKDSGSELKLLLLGTGESGKSTFIKQMRIIHGTGYSEEDKRGYTKLVYQNIFTAMQSMIHAMETLNIPFLEAQNKGYASMLSEVEVDMVNDLERGHVDAIRSLWRDGGVQECYARRREYQLSDAAKYYLSDLDRIAKASYLPTEQDILRVRVPTTGIIEYHFDMEEVIFRMVDVGGQRSERRKWIHCFENITSIIFLAALSEYDQVLAECDENCMEESKALFKTIVTYPWFQQCSVILFLNKTDILEEKITHSHLVNYFPEYTGPQNDPKAAREFILKMYQEQNRDRQTVYSHFTCATDTENIRFVFAAIRETIIKNHLKDFAII; encoded by the exons ATGATGGCTGGATGTTGTATGTCGGCCGAGGAGAAGGATAATCACAGAATCAATCAGGAGATTGACAGGCAGCTGCGACAGGACAAGAAAGACTCGGGCAGTGAACTCAAACTGCTGCTATTAG GTACTGGAGAGAGTGGGAAGAGCACCTTCATTAAACAGATGAGAATCATCCATGGCACCGGCTACTCAGAGGAGGACAAGCGAGGCTACACCAAGCTGGTGTACCAGAACATCTTCACTGCCATGCAGTCCATGATCCACGCCATGGAGACCCTCAACATCCCCTTCTTGGAGGCCCAGAATAAG ggCTATGCCAGCATGTTGAGTGAGGTGGAGGTGGATATGGTGAATGATCTGGAGAGAGGCCATGTGGACGCCATCAGGAGCCTGTGGAGGGACGGTGGAGTGCAGGAGTGTTATGCCCGCCGCAGGGAGTACCAGCTATCTGACGCCGCCAAATA TTATCTGAGTGATCTGGACCGGATCGCAAAGGCCTCCTACCTTCCCACTGAGCAGGACATCCTGAGGGTCCGAGTGCCGACTACGGGAATCATCGAGTACCACTTTGACATGGAAGAAGTAATCTTCAG GATGGTGGATGtggggggtcagaggtcagagaggAGGAAGTGGATCCACTGCTTTGAGAACATCACGTCCATCATCTTCTTGGCCGCGCTCAGCGAATACGACCAGGTGCTGGCTGAATGTGACGAG AACTGTATGGAGGAGAGCAAAGCACTCTTTAAGACCATCGTCACATACCCCTGGTTCCAGCAATGTTCTGTCATCCTATTCCTTAACAAGACCGACATCCTAGAGGAGAAGATTACGCACTCCCACCTTGTTAACTACTTCCCAGAATACACTG GGCCGCAGAATGACCCTAAAGCAGCCAGGGAGTTCATCCTGAAGATGTACCAGGAGCAGaaccgagacagacagactgtttaCTCCCACTTCACCTGTGCCACTGACACGGAGAACATCCGCTTTGTCTTTGCTGCTATCAGAGAGACCATCATCAAAAATCACCTCAAGGACTTTGCCATTATTTAG
- the LOC106585689 gene encoding guanine nucleotide-binding protein G(q) subunit alpha isoform X2 codes for MRIIHGTGYSEEDKRGFTKLVYQNIFTAMQSMIRATETLRIPYKYEHNKGNANVVREVDVEKVSTLANPYIDAIKCLWNDPGIQEAYDRRREYQLSDSTKYYMNALVRIAEASYLPTQQDVLRVRVPTTGIIEYPFDLQSVIFRMVDVGGQRSERRKWIHCFENVTSIMFLVALSEYDQVLVESDNENRMEESKALFRTIITYPWFQNSSVILFLNKKDLLEEKIMYSHLVDYFPEFDGPQRDAQAGREFILKMFVDLNPDSDKIIYSHFTCATDTENIRFVFAAVKDTILQLNLKEYNLV; via the exons ATGAGAATCATCCATGGCACCGGCTACTCAGAGGAGGACAAGCGAGGCTTCACCAAGCTGGTGTACCAGAACATCTTCACTGCCATGCAGTCCATGATCCGCGCCACAGAGACCCTAAGGATCCCTTACAAATATGAGCACAACAAG GGCAACGCTAACGTGGTCCGAGAGGTGGATGTGGAGAAAGTCAGCACGTTGGCAAACCCCTACATAGACGCCATCAAGTGTTTATGGAACGATCCAGGCATCCAGGAAGCTTACGATAGGAGACGGGAGTACCAGCTGTCGGACTCTACCAAATA TTACATGAATGCGCTGGTCCGGATCGCAGAGGCCTCATACCTTCCCACCCAGCAGGATGTGCTGAGAGTTAGGGTTCCCACTACGGGCATCATCGAGTACCCCTTTGACCTCCAGAGTGTCATCTTCAG GATGGTGGACGtggggggtcagaggtcagagaggAGGAAGTGGATACACTGCTTTGAGAACGTCACATCCATCATGTTTCTGGTGGCACTAAGCGAGTATGACCAGGTGCTCGTAGAATCTGATAACGAG AACCGAATGGAGGAGAGTAAAGCCTTGTTCAGGACCATCATCACATATCCCTGGTTCCAGAACTCTTCCGTCATCCTCTTCCTCAACAAGAAGGACCTCTTGGAGGAGAAGATCATGTACTCCCACCTGGTTGACTACTTCCCAGAGTTTGACG GTCCCCAGAGAGATGCCCAGGCTGGCCGCGAGTTCATCCTGAAGATGTTTGTGGACCTGAACCCAGACAGCGACAAGATCATCTACTCCCACTTCACCTGCGCCACAGACACGGAGAACATCCGCTTTGTGTTCGCCGCTGTCAAAGACACCATCCTGCAGCTCAACCTGAAGGAGTACAACCTGGTGTGA